A stretch of Corallococcus macrosporus DNA encodes these proteins:
- a CDS encoding ornithine cyclodeaminase family protein, with protein MPTLLLNRSAVARNIQALLLLDDLREAFRTDVLARTVAPQRVRAPLHAEGSALVMFPGCVPGIPAYTVKVHAKFPGQKPAIQGVVNLHDLVTGGLLAVMDSGHLTAVRTGVVGALAADVLARPDATRVAVIGAGRQGVLQLKQLRLVRTLSQVRVYDTNIAHANAYAQRMYQELNLPIRVETSVADAVADADIVVTATWSHQPFLHAGMVQPGTHITALGADEPGKAELSRELLEQSLFLCDHRGLTVSTGAAGAVGLTEAAIHAELGEVLAGLKPGRTSPEQVTVFSGVGLPFQDLATAWHVYQAASGDEDVPTLDFNA; from the coding sequence ATGCCCACCCTCCTGCTCAACCGCTCCGCCGTGGCCCGCAACATCCAGGCGCTCCTCCTGCTGGACGACCTGCGCGAGGCCTTCCGCACCGACGTCCTGGCCCGCACGGTGGCCCCGCAACGCGTGCGCGCGCCGCTGCACGCGGAGGGCAGCGCGCTGGTGATGTTCCCCGGCTGCGTGCCCGGCATCCCCGCGTACACCGTGAAGGTGCACGCGAAGTTCCCCGGGCAGAAGCCCGCCATCCAGGGCGTGGTGAACCTGCACGACCTGGTGACGGGAGGGCTGCTCGCGGTGATGGACTCCGGCCACCTCACCGCCGTGCGCACCGGCGTGGTGGGCGCGCTGGCCGCGGACGTGCTGGCCCGGCCGGACGCGACGCGCGTGGCGGTGATTGGCGCCGGCCGCCAGGGCGTGCTCCAGCTCAAGCAGCTGCGGCTGGTGCGCACGCTCAGCCAGGTGCGCGTCTACGACACCAACATCGCGCACGCGAACGCCTACGCGCAGCGCATGTACCAGGAGCTGAACCTGCCCATCCGCGTGGAGACGTCCGTGGCGGACGCCGTCGCGGACGCGGACATCGTGGTGACGGCCACGTGGAGCCACCAGCCCTTCCTGCACGCGGGCATGGTCCAGCCGGGCACGCACATCACCGCGCTGGGCGCGGACGAGCCCGGCAAGGCGGAGCTGTCCCGGGAGCTGCTGGAGCAGTCGCTGTTCCTCTGCGACCACCGGGGGCTCACCGTCTCCACCGGCGCGGCGGGCGCGGTGGGGCTCACGGAGGCCGCCATCCACGCGGAGCTGGGCGAGGTCCTCGCGGGCCTCAAGCCCGGGCGCACGTCCCCGGAGCAGGTGACGGTGTTCTCCGGGGTGGGGCTGCCCTTCCAGGACCTGGCCACCGCCTGGCACGTGTACCAGGCGGCGTCCGGCGACGAGGACGTGCCCACGCTCGACTTCAACGCGTAG